Proteins co-encoded in one Haladaptatus sp. ZSTT2 genomic window:
- a CDS encoding ABC transporter substrate-binding protein, translating into MIPNNGQEPLTRRDILKASGAGGLALIAATAGCLESGDDGGEGTAGGDGGGNGGGGDDGDGGSTAASNRSIGMVDSVTGSLAPYGERNERGRKLALSTINETGIGEDGATLDIILEDDESKSAPGVNAARKLVTQDGVPLLIGSVGSGVSIAIHDSVVSGTDVVHISQNSTSPKLTEKPDLLRMSPSGAAKGKALAELVGRDHDTVAVTWINNDYGTGLSEVFEASFDGTVAYNSPHDQGQASYRGVLTEMADTDATAWVFITYANEYTNMVNEAYDQGYHEQVDYYGAESTIADSILENTEPGSQDGMTGITESAPSDQESYQQFKSDFEAEFDTSPTVWAAYAYDSVTVAAIAIEAADDFSGASISKVVRDVTRPEGTKVYSFAEAKQALADGNSAADINYEGVSGPVDLDENGDPPGFYQIYRVTDHEYEFGDFITG; encoded by the coding sequence ATGATACCGAATAACGGTCAGGAACCGCTTACTCGCAGAGATATTCTGAAGGCATCGGGCGCTGGTGGCTTGGCACTCATCGCAGCAACGGCTGGGTGTCTCGAATCGGGTGACGATGGTGGCGAAGGCACCGCTGGCGGAGACGGTGGCGGAAACGGCGGAGGTGGAGACGATGGGGACGGTGGCAGTACCGCAGCAAGCAACCGTAGCATCGGGATGGTCGACTCCGTGACCGGGTCGCTCGCACCGTACGGAGAGCGCAACGAACGGGGCCGCAAGCTCGCACTCTCAACCATCAACGAGACAGGCATCGGCGAGGACGGTGCGACACTTGACATCATCTTAGAGGACGATGAGAGTAAGAGTGCGCCGGGTGTAAACGCCGCCCGCAAACTCGTAACGCAGGACGGCGTCCCACTCCTCATCGGGTCTGTTGGCTCTGGCGTCTCCATTGCTATCCACGACTCCGTCGTCTCGGGGACGGACGTGGTTCACATCAGTCAGAACTCAACGAGTCCGAAACTCACGGAGAAGCCAGACCTCCTGCGCATGAGTCCGAGTGGGGCGGCGAAAGGGAAGGCACTCGCCGAACTCGTCGGGCGTGACCACGACACCGTGGCTGTCACTTGGATAAACAACGACTATGGGACAGGCCTCTCCGAAGTGTTCGAAGCCTCCTTCGACGGGACAGTCGCCTACAACTCCCCACACGACCAGGGGCAGGCGTCCTACCGCGGCGTCCTCACCGAGATGGCAGACACCGACGCCACCGCGTGGGTGTTCATCACTTACGCAAACGAGTACACGAACATGGTCAACGAGGCTTACGACCAGGGCTACCACGAGCAAGTTGACTACTACGGGGCAGAGAGTACCATCGCAGACTCCATCCTCGAAAACACGGAACCGGGCAGTCAGGACGGTATGACCGGCATCACCGAGAGTGCGCCATCCGACCAGGAGAGTTACCAGCAGTTCAAGAGCGACTTTGAGGCGGAGTTCGACACTTCACCGACCGTCTGGGCGGCCTACGCCTACGACTCGGTGACCGTTGCCGCCATCGCCATCGAGGCGGCAGACGATTTCTCAGGAGCGTCTATCTCCAAGGTCGTCCGCGACGTCACTCGGCCAGAGGGCACGAAGGTCTACTCGTTCGCCGAGGCGAAGCAGGCACTCGCAGACGGCAACTCCGCTGCGGACATCAACTACGAAGGTGTTAGCGGCCCGGTCGACTTAGACGAGAACGGTGACCCACCTGGCTTCTACCAGATTTACCGGGTCACGGACCACGAGTACGAGTTCGGCGACTTCATCACGGGATAA
- a CDS encoding helix-turn-helix domain-containing protein, producing the protein MSQTRQHAGTRLTLNLWHPNCWAIESTEQVGGGVLGHAVYSSPKTTDTVVNGLFTAFGDTLDQVEELLETIHDSPHAGDVHELQERFGKQTSASAPGNVAREFFVEYKPQDMVCPTLLKYGFVHSAPVRIEDGREYWQVVFAGERSEIEAQLDGVRKDAGAEVSVSRISASPPADAERKKRVDTLTASQREAFNLARDRGYYQWPRGVSTRELAAELDVSKTTFLEHLRKAEAKLLDP; encoded by the coding sequence ATGAGCCAGACCAGACAGCACGCGGGGACTCGGTTGACCCTCAATCTCTGGCACCCGAACTGCTGGGCGATTGAATCGACCGAGCAGGTGGGTGGTGGGGTGCTTGGCCACGCGGTCTACAGCTCGCCAAAAACGACCGACACCGTCGTAAACGGGCTGTTCACCGCCTTTGGTGACACCCTTGACCAAGTCGAGGAGTTGCTCGAAACTATCCACGACTCGCCACACGCAGGCGACGTACACGAACTCCAAGAACGATTCGGGAAACAGACCTCGGCAAGCGCCCCGGGCAACGTCGCCCGCGAGTTCTTCGTGGAGTACAAACCCCAAGACATGGTGTGCCCGACGCTGTTGAAATACGGCTTCGTCCATAGCGCACCCGTGCGCATTGAAGACGGCCGTGAGTACTGGCAGGTGGTCTTCGCGGGCGAACGAAGCGAAATCGAAGCCCAACTCGATGGCGTCCGCAAAGACGCAGGTGCTGAGGTGTCAGTTTCTCGAATCTCTGCATCGCCACCGGCAGATGCAGAGCGCAAAAAGCGCGTAGACACGCTCACAGCAAGCCAACGTGAGGCGTTCAACCTGGCGCGCGACCGCGGCTACTACCAGTGGCCCCGCGGCGTCTCGACGCGGGAACTAGCCGCGGAACTGGATGTGTCAAAGACGACGTTCTTAGAACACCTCCGCAAAGCCGAAGCGAAACTGCTCGACCCGTGA
- a CDS encoding aldehyde dehydrogenase family protein: MAQETNVFQHYINGEWTDGEGDDTFVSKNPATGKVLGEFRRGTEADVESAVDIAEDSFEEWRNLSHIDRAEYLWDIYHELRERTDELAEIVTKECGKEISEGRADVVEAYHMVEWAAADARHPKGDVIPSEIPSKDAYMRRKPRGVIGCITPWNFPVAIPFWHMAVALVEGNTVVWKPAEQTPWCGQIIAEMFEDAGIPDGVFNMIQGFGDAGAAIVDDPAIDTVLFTGSAEVGHEIASKVGGEPGKLVAAEMGGKNNIVITEKADLDIAVHSALMSSFKTTGQRCVSSERLVVHEEVYDEFKERFVELAEQVSVGNPLDENTFMGPLIEDGHKEKVRSYAELARKEGVNVLVDRTELDADEIPDGHEDGHWVGPFVYEADPYEPLRCTHEEVFGPHVALLKYSGDIEEAVEIQNDTDYGLAGAIISEDYRQINYFRDHAEVGLAYGNLPCIGAEVHLPFGGVKKSGNGYPSAREIIEAVTERTAWTLNNSKEIRMAQGLSADIKTQDD; this comes from the coding sequence ATGGCACAAGAGACGAACGTCTTTCAGCATTACATCAACGGTGAGTGGACTGATGGCGAAGGTGACGACACTTTCGTCAGCAAAAACCCGGCGACAGGAAAGGTGCTCGGTGAATTCCGCCGCGGCACCGAAGCCGACGTCGAGTCGGCAGTAGACATCGCAGAAGACTCCTTCGAGGAGTGGCGAAACCTCTCGCACATCGACCGCGCAGAGTACCTCTGGGACATCTACCACGAGCTGCGAGAGCGCACCGACGAACTCGCAGAAATCGTTACCAAAGAGTGCGGGAAAGAAATCTCTGAGGGGCGCGCCGACGTGGTCGAAGCCTACCACATGGTCGAGTGGGCCGCCGCTGACGCTCGCCACCCGAAAGGCGACGTGATTCCGTCCGAAATCCCGAGCAAAGACGCCTACATGCGCCGCAAGCCACGCGGCGTCATCGGCTGCATCACGCCGTGGAACTTCCCCGTTGCCATCCCGTTCTGGCACATGGCCGTCGCGCTCGTCGAAGGGAACACCGTCGTGTGGAAGCCCGCAGAGCAGACGCCGTGGTGCGGGCAGATTATCGCAGAGATGTTCGAGGACGCAGGCATCCCCGATGGCGTGTTCAACATGATTCAGGGCTTCGGCGATGCTGGCGCAGCCATCGTTGACGACCCTGCAATCGACACCGTTCTCTTCACCGGTTCCGCCGAAGTCGGCCACGAAATCGCCTCCAAGGTCGGCGGCGAACCCGGCAAACTCGTCGCCGCAGAGATGGGTGGGAAGAACAACATCGTCATCACCGAGAAAGCAGACTTAGACATCGCCGTTCACTCGGCGCTCATGTCCTCGTTTAAGACAACCGGCCAGCGCTGTGTCTCCTCAGAGCGTCTCGTCGTCCACGAGGAAGTCTACGACGAGTTCAAAGAGCGCTTTGTCGAACTCGCAGAGCAGGTGTCTGTCGGGAACCCACTCGACGAAAACACCTTCATGGGGCCGCTCATCGAGGACGGCCACAAAGAGAAAGTGCGCTCCTACGCGGAACTCGCCCGCAAAGAGGGCGTGAACGTGCTCGTAGACCGCACGGAACTCGACGCAGACGAGATTCCAGACGGCCACGAAGACGGCCACTGGGTTGGCCCGTTCGTCTACGAGGCAGACCCCTACGAGCCGCTTCGCTGCACCCACGAGGAAGTGTTCGGCCCACATGTCGCCCTCCTCAAGTACTCCGGTGACATCGAAGAAGCCGTCGAGATTCAGAACGACACGGATTACGGTCTCGCTGGCGCAATCATCTCAGAGGACTACCGCCAAATCAACTACTTCCGCGACCACGCAGAGGTCGGCCTCGCCTACGGGAACCTCCCGTGCATCGGCGCAGAAGTCCACCTCCCGTTCGGCGGCGTCAAAAAGTCGGGCAACGGCTACCCATCCGCGCGCGAAATCATCGAAGCCGTGACCGAGCGCACCGCGTGGACGCTCAACAACTCGAAGGAGATCCGCATGGCACAGGGCCTTTCGGCAGACATCAAGACTCAGGACGACTAA
- a CDS encoding ester cyclase has translation MATTSGQITEQNKRLAREYLEAVENHTDGRIENLTDLVAADVVNHTPVSRDELTPGEERGIDLFRKHTEAVTRGFSDVHFDIHDMLAEDDRVLVRFDVVGTHDGMFMGVEPTGKPIRISTFGLYRFDDGKLVERWSESDLVSFLSQVGAIDL, from the coding sequence ATGGCAACAACAAGTGGCCAAATTACAGAACAGAACAAACGACTCGCCCGTGAGTACTTAGAAGCAGTCGAGAACCATACCGATGGACGAATCGAGAATCTAACCGATCTCGTCGCCGCGGACGTCGTCAATCACACGCCAGTCTCACGAGACGAATTGACACCGGGAGAAGAACGTGGCATAGACCTCTTCAGAAAGCACACCGAAGCGGTGACGAGAGGCTTCTCTGACGTTCACTTCGACATCCACGACATGCTCGCAGAAGACGACCGCGTGTTGGTTCGATTCGACGTCGTTGGCACCCACGACGGAATGTTCATGGGCGTCGAACCCACTGGGAAACCGATTCGGATCTCAACGTTCGGACTCTACCGCTTCGACGACGGCAAACTCGTCGAACGGTGGAGCGAGTCAGACCTCGTAAGCTTCCTCAGCCAAGTCGGCGCGATCGACCTGTAA
- a CDS encoding MBL fold metallo-hydrolase: protein MKQIQLECTVFEGENSVYLFGADDPDTPVTLVDAGVAVEEVRDQLQSALASEDLSFADIETVFLTHFHGDHSGLAGFIQEQSDATIYAHHDDADLIERDVSAWESLFATQKAKLNEWGMPTDKQDELIPYLEGVETMSDGAPTVTRFEAGDRFEVGDLTFEAVHMPGHTEGQCGFVVDRGEGNELLSGDALLPKYTPNVGGADVRVEKPLQKYLDTLTGIVAADYTVAWPGHRQRIDDPAARAKYIIDHHRERTEKVLAVLRDHGPADAWTVSAHLFGDLHSIHILHGPGEAYAHLSHLEADGVVENTDDGYEIVDSEPALDELFPAVELA from the coding sequence GTGAAGCAGATTCAACTCGAGTGTACGGTGTTCGAGGGGGAAAACAGCGTGTACCTCTTCGGCGCAGACGACCCAGACACCCCGGTCACGCTCGTAGACGCGGGCGTCGCGGTCGAAGAAGTACGCGACCAACTTCAGTCGGCACTCGCCTCCGAAGACCTCTCGTTTGCGGACATCGAAACCGTGTTCCTGACCCACTTCCACGGTGACCACAGTGGACTGGCGGGATTCATCCAAGAGCAAAGCGACGCGACGATTTACGCCCACCACGACGACGCAGACCTCATCGAACGCGACGTTTCCGCGTGGGAGTCGCTGTTTGCGACCCAGAAGGCGAAGTTGAACGAGTGGGGGATGCCCACGGACAAACAAGACGAACTCATCCCGTATCTCGAAGGCGTCGAAACGATGTCCGACGGCGCGCCAACCGTCACGCGATTTGAGGCAGGCGACCGCTTCGAAGTCGGCGACCTGACGTTCGAAGCCGTCCATATGCCCGGACACACCGAAGGCCAGTGTGGGTTCGTCGTCGACCGCGGCGAGGGCAACGAACTGCTCTCCGGCGACGCACTCCTCCCGAAATACACGCCGAACGTCGGCGGGGCGGACGTGCGCGTCGAAAAACCCCTCCAAAAATATCTCGACACGCTGACGGGCATCGTGGCTGCAGACTACACCGTTGCGTGGCCCGGCCACCGCCAGCGCATCGACGACCCGGCGGCTCGCGCGAAGTACATCATCGACCACCACCGCGAACGCACGGAGAAAGTGCTTGCCGTGCTCCGCGACCACGGCCCTGCAGACGCGTGGACGGTGAGTGCACACCTGTTCGGTGACCTGCACTCGATTCACATCCTCCACGGCCCGGGCGAGGCGTACGCACACCTCTCACATCTGGAAGCGGACGGCGTGGTTGAAAATACCGACGACGGGTACGAAATAGTCGATTCTGAGCCAGCGTTAGACGAGCTGTTCCCAGCCGTCGAGCTGGCCTAA
- a CDS encoding MoaD/ThiS family protein, which produces MVTVHLGSTYADAIGEASLTVLVTGETTVLDLLAEIAETHPAIQPLWFRSNGQLRGHVEVAVNGTAIQELQGPDTVIQSDAELTVKPALGC; this is translated from the coding sequence ATGGTCACGGTTCACCTCGGTTCGACCTACGCAGACGCGATAGGCGAGGCTTCGCTCACCGTTTTGGTGACAGGAGAGACGACCGTGTTGGACCTGCTCGCTGAAATCGCAGAGACACATCCCGCGATTCAGCCGCTGTGGTTTCGGTCGAACGGGCAGCTTCGTGGACACGTCGAAGTGGCCGTAAACGGAACTGCGATACAGGAGTTACAGGGGCCAGACACGGTGATTCAGTCGGATGCCGAACTCACGGTCAAGCCAGCGCTTGGGTGTTAG
- a CDS encoding NAD(P)/FAD-dependent oxidoreductase, translating to MSETPEYDVTVVGGGPAGLTAALYTTRLSHDTAVINRGGGRAAMMMETHNVIGITEDVSGNEFLQTAVEQLEGYGTDYFRDTVTSITATDDGPRRYLVEAGNVSVYSDYLVLATGFTDKRPDPPLPRTGRGLHYCLHCDAYMFVDEPVYVMGHSNSAAYVAMIMLNFTNRVDLLLRGEEPTWSAETDELLRAHPVTIIEDEIESKFQDEDDPSWLGGFVFEDGTRREYKGGFPMYGSEYNTDLATSLGVELTDDGMISVDDHGKTNVEGVYAVGDVTPGHNQIPVALGEGAKAGISIHYSARKFPMSLDEIEAAGGEIDLSEAPAISEKLREAAAKHDAGEAAADD from the coding sequence ATGAGTGAGACGCCCGAATACGATGTAACCGTTGTCGGCGGTGGTCCCGCCGGACTGACCGCCGCGCTGTATACGACCCGCCTGTCCCACGACACGGCGGTCATCAACCGCGGGGGCGGCCGCGCGGCGATGATGATGGAGACCCACAACGTCATCGGCATCACCGAAGACGTGTCCGGCAACGAGTTTCTCCAAACCGCCGTCGAACAGTTAGAAGGGTACGGCACGGACTACTTCCGCGACACCGTCACCTCGATTACAGCAACCGACGACGGGCCGCGACGCTACCTCGTCGAGGCTGGGAACGTCTCCGTCTACTCTGACTATCTCGTGTTGGCGACCGGCTTCACCGACAAGCGCCCAGACCCGCCGCTCCCACGCACGGGCCGAGGGCTGCACTACTGTCTGCACTGTGATGCCTACATGTTCGTCGACGAGCCGGTGTACGTAATGGGCCACTCGAACAGCGCCGCCTACGTGGCGATGATTATGCTCAATTTCACCAACCGCGTGGATCTGCTACTGCGCGGCGAGGAACCCACGTGGTCTGCCGAAACGGACGAACTCCTGCGCGCCCACCCCGTCACCATCATTGAAGACGAAATCGAGTCGAAATTCCAGGACGAGGACGACCCATCGTGGCTCGGCGGCTTCGTCTTCGAAGACGGCACGCGCCGCGAGTACAAGGGCGGCTTTCCGATGTACGGCTCCGAGTACAACACCGACCTCGCCACCTCACTCGGCGTCGAACTCACCGACGACGGAATGATTTCGGTGGACGACCACGGCAAGACGAACGTCGAGGGTGTCTACGCCGTTGGCGACGTGACGCCGGGCCACAACCAGATTCCCGTCGCGCTCGGTGAAGGCGCGAAAGCCGGCATCTCCATCCACTACAGCGCCCGCAAGTTCCCGATGTCGCTCGACGAAATCGAGGCCGCAGGCGGCGAAATCGACCTCTCCGAAGCGCCCGCCATCTCCGAAAAACTTCGTGAAGCAGCCGCGAAACACGACGCGGGCGAAGCGGCCGCAGACGACTGA
- a CDS encoding uracil-DNA glycosylase family protein yields MQKITDRTRNPFGMRTPAEYEATAGQTAFGYGDVNADFHLIGDHPGVHGGTETGVPFTESMAGERLQPIFHELGFLDAAYAAEPTPDNLYASYIHMCAVEAGNTPTEKQYAALERFFDAELRAINGHILMPVGEQATRHVVREYTTQERHLDFDMAALHGTDIRGGGFLVVPIREPTEWDDGDAEMLETNLRALLNSDYRQTKGVATMIG; encoded by the coding sequence GTGCAGAAGATTACCGACCGAACGCGCAACCCCTTTGGCATGCGCACGCCCGCAGAGTACGAGGCCACCGCCGGGCAGACGGCGTTCGGCTACGGTGACGTAAACGCCGACTTCCACCTCATCGGTGACCACCCGGGCGTCCACGGCGGAACGGAGACGGGTGTTCCCTTCACCGAAAGCATGGCCGGCGAACGCCTCCAACCGATTTTCCACGAGCTTGGCTTTCTCGATGCGGCCTACGCAGCCGAGCCAACACCCGACAACCTGTACGCGTCGTACATCCACATGTGCGCCGTCGAAGCCGGGAACACACCGACGGAAAAACAGTACGCTGCGCTCGAACGCTTCTTCGACGCCGAACTGCGCGCCATCAACGGCCACATCTTGATGCCGGTAGGTGAGCAAGCCACGCGCCACGTCGTTCGCGAGTACACTACCCAGGAGCGCCACCTCGACTTCGACATGGCCGCGCTTCACGGGACGGACATCCGCGGGGGTGGCTTTCTCGTGGTTCCGATTCGCGAGCCAACAGAATGGGACGACGGCGACGCAGAAATGCTCGAAACCAACCTGCGCGCGTTGTTGAACTCCGATTACCGCCAGACGAAGGGCGTGGCTACAATGATTGGGTGA
- a CDS encoding succinylglutamate desuccinylase/aspartoacylase family protein, with translation MAEFSNAFHYNGETVGPGEVKTLRHGISETYLGDPVEIPVTIINGRHPGPSVFLTAAIHGDELNGVKVVQEVASRYSPNELHGTLVCVHVVNIPGYLAQQRYIPIYDLDLNRSFPGGERSNTAERMANSLFTTFIKQCDFGLDFHTSTRNRTTMFHVRADMNNPEVARLARSFGANVILGGGGDGGSLRGAATSAGTPTITIEMGQAHRFQRRLIKRALDGVESVLAEYELLPDRAIHWPGWIKVIDDSSDKRWLRADVGGLVEMHHGRRELVYEGEVIATISDHFRDEVHEVTAPFTGLLVGLLQNPVAAPGHPLCHLVSVDDRTLEVIESEQDRIQRRNAVLEGF, from the coding sequence ATGGCAGAATTTTCGAACGCCTTTCATTACAACGGAGAAACCGTCGGCCCGGGAGAAGTGAAAACCCTCCGCCACGGTATCAGCGAGACGTATCTTGGCGACCCGGTCGAAATTCCAGTCACCATCATCAACGGCCGCCATCCCGGCCCGTCGGTGTTCCTCACCGCCGCCATCCACGGCGACGAACTGAACGGCGTCAAAGTCGTCCAAGAAGTCGCCTCACGGTACAGTCCAAACGAACTCCACGGAACCCTCGTCTGTGTCCACGTCGTGAACATCCCCGGCTACCTCGCCCAGCAGCGCTATATCCCGATTTACGACCTCGATTTGAACCGGTCGTTCCCGGGAGGCGAACGGTCGAACACCGCAGAACGCATGGCGAACTCCCTGTTTACGACGTTCATCAAACAGTGCGATTTCGGCCTCGATTTCCATACCTCGACGCGCAATCGGACGACCATGTTCCACGTTCGCGCCGATATGAACAACCCCGAGGTGGCCCGACTCGCACGCTCCTTCGGGGCGAACGTCATCCTTGGCGGCGGTGGCGACGGCGGCTCGCTTCGCGGTGCGGCGACGAGCGCGGGCACGCCGACCATTACCATCGAGATGGGACAGGCCCATCGCTTTCAACGGCGGCTCATCAAGCGGGCACTCGACGGCGTCGAGAGCGTCCTCGCGGAGTACGAACTGCTCCCCGACCGCGCGATTCACTGGCCGGGCTGGATAAAGGTGATAGATGACAGCAGCGACAAACGTTGGCTCAGAGCAGACGTGGGCGGCCTCGTCGAGATGCACCATGGACGGCGCGAACTGGTGTACGAAGGCGAGGTGATAGCGACCATCAGCGACCACTTCAGAGACGAGGTACACGAGGTGACCGCACCGTTTACGGGCTTACTCGTTGGCTTGCTCCAGAACCCGGTCGCCGCACCCGGCCACCCGCTCTGTCACCTCGTCTCGGTTGACGACCGCACGCTCGAAGTCATCGAGTCAGAGCAAGACCGCATTCAGCGCAGAAACGCGGTCCTCGAAGGCTTTTAA
- a CDS encoding LVIVD repeat-containing protein, whose protein sequence is MPLTPLGKPTRRQILQATAGALGVAAVSGLAAGRAEYDPYKPETVGKSSDNVTNVGYHSLGGIGSESTAGRSENPHYGGVTEIRTHGDYAFVSLFSSRDETDGRGVAIVDISDYNRAETQADVEQAEMTVLSFFGNQSAGTAIMDVKGSADGNYLFLGTQPISALYNEVTTSTDSDADSTSGTNTGGLIAVDITDKGNPTVVGTFDAFSTGIHNLFHHRIGGADYVFACKDIEYAGDAGLYVFEFHRDTGLLELVNRWTVPEEPNTDAAPFPFFYCHDVEVQDDPKTGTPTAYLSYWDAGLQVLDVSDPTSISRIGKFEMRQSHFATPAPDLVDGKRVCIASHEEPSGDYDEGVEGKTNPKSTGTVFLVDADGIYEEAGTTVMPELDNWTWQNATEIEGVDDISFDNFALSPHNSTVEKHVDPETGEEAFWVHQAHYHGGMRYLRIDPETWTLREDGWSRPQYDVPEDSMLGGLNATTPNIWGADESNGVTFASDINQGVHAIYNAAIPISGATPVVALSRSDDGSVFTAGQTDHVTLTVDYAAESVLVRDRLPGSWSVVDGDAHTTYLEGGARMVEFTTPVSEVDGVRNYFAEAPSGAEATGEYTFGPVEFSHDGGETWHEIEATTDVNTVGGVDTNTLTLGTIGGTAGVFYHQRERVLNTVRGLFD, encoded by the coding sequence ATGCCACTCACTCCACTCGGGAAACCCACACGCAGACAGATTTTGCAGGCCACCGCTGGTGCACTCGGCGTCGCCGCCGTCTCTGGACTCGCGGCCGGGCGTGCAGAATACGACCCGTACAAGCCGGAAACCGTCGGAAAATCGAGCGACAACGTGACGAACGTCGGGTATCACAGCCTCGGCGGCATTGGCAGCGAGTCCACGGCAGGACGGTCAGAGAACCCCCACTACGGTGGCGTCACCGAGATACGCACTCACGGCGATTACGCCTTCGTCTCGCTATTTTCCTCGCGCGACGAGACGGATGGCCGCGGAGTCGCCATCGTCGATATCAGCGACTACAACCGCGCGGAGACCCAGGCCGACGTAGAACAGGCGGAGATGACCGTCCTCTCGTTTTTCGGCAACCAGAGTGCGGGGACGGCCATCATGGACGTGAAAGGCTCTGCCGACGGCAACTACCTGTTCCTCGGCACGCAACCCATCTCGGCGCTGTACAACGAAGTGACGACGAGCACGGATTCTGACGCCGACAGCACATCGGGGACGAACACCGGCGGCCTCATCGCCGTAGATATCACCGACAAAGGGAATCCGACAGTCGTTGGCACGTTCGACGCCTTCTCGACGGGGATACACAACCTGTTTCACCACCGCATCGGCGGCGCAGACTACGTCTTCGCGTGTAAGGACATCGAATACGCGGGCGACGCCGGGCTGTACGTCTTCGAGTTCCACCGCGACACTGGCCTGCTCGAACTCGTGAATCGGTGGACAGTTCCTGAGGAGCCGAACACGGACGCCGCTCCGTTTCCCTTCTTCTACTGCCACGACGTCGAAGTCCAAGACGACCCGAAGACGGGCACACCGACGGCGTATCTCTCCTACTGGGACGCGGGCCTCCAAGTCCTCGACGTGAGCGACCCGACCAGTATCTCGCGCATCGGGAAATTCGAGATGCGGCAGTCACACTTCGCCACACCCGCACCCGACCTCGTGGACGGAAAGCGCGTCTGTATCGCAAGCCACGAAGAACCCTCCGGCGACTACGACGAGGGCGTCGAAGGCAAAACCAACCCGAAAAGCACCGGTACGGTGTTTCTGGTGGATGCAGACGGCATCTACGAGGAGGCTGGCACGACTGTCATGCCGGAACTCGACAACTGGACGTGGCAGAATGCGACTGAAATCGAGGGCGTAGACGACATCTCGTTCGACAACTTTGCGCTGAGTCCCCACAACTCGACTGTCGAAAAACACGTTGACCCGGAGACGGGAGAAGAGGCGTTCTGGGTGCATCAGGCTCACTACCATGGCGGAATGCGCTATCTCCGCATCGACCCAGAAACCTGGACGCTCAGAGAAGACGGCTGGTCGCGCCCACAGTACGACGTGCCAGAGGACTCCATGCTCGGCGGCCTAAACGCCACCACGCCGAACATCTGGGGTGCAGATGAGAGCAACGGCGTCACCTTCGCCTCGGACATCAATCAGGGCGTCCACGCCATCTACAACGCTGCCATCCCCATCAGCGGCGCAACACCGGTTGTCGCCCTCTCACGTTCTGATGACGGCTCCGTGTTCACAGCCGGCCAGACCGACCACGTCACGCTTACCGTTGACTACGCAGCGGAATCCGTCCTTGTCCGTGACCGGCTCCCCGGGTCGTGGTCGGTCGTGGACGGCGACGCACACACCACCTACCTCGAAGGCGGCGCGCGCATGGTCGAGTTCACGACGCCGGTAAGTGAAGTAGACGGTGTGCGAAACTACTTCGCAGAAGCGCCATCGGGAGCGGAAGCCACTGGCGAGTACACGTTTGGCCCGGTTGAGTTCAGCCACGATGGCGGCGAAACGTGGCACGAAATCGAAGCCACGACGGACGTGAACACCGTGGGCGGCGTGGACACGAACACGCTCACGCTCGGGACTATTGGCGGCACGGCGGGCGTGTTCTATCACCAACGCGAAAGAGTGTTGAACACAGTTCGCGGGCTGTTCGATTAA